The window TTGAGGGGCTTGGAGCGCGAGGCGTGACGGAGACGTTTTATCGCCTTTTCCTTGATTTGACGGACACGCTCACGGGTAAGTTTGAATTTTTCTCCGATTTCCTCGAGGGTAAGTGAATGATCGCGGTTGATGCCGAAATAGAGGCTGATCACTTCGGCCTCCCGTTCGGTCAGGGTGGAAAGGGCTTTTTCTATTTCACCCTTGAGCGAATCCTTTATGAGCTTCTCATCGGGCGAGGGCTGAAACTTATCCTCGAGAACATCCAGAAGACGGTTGTCCTCCCCGTCATTGAACGGCGCATCAAGGGAAAGGTGACGTGAAGAAATCTTCAGCGTATCCATTACCTCGAACGGGCTCATCTCCAGTTCATCGGCGATTTCATTGGCGGATGGCTCACGCCCGAACTCCTGTTCGAGGCCGCTGGAGGTTTTCCCGATCTTGTGCAGAGCGCCAACCCGGTTGAGCGGAAGCCGCACAATCCGTGACTGCTCCGCGAGAGCCTGGAGTATGGCCTGACGAATCCACCATACCGCATACGAGATAAACTTGAACCCTTTGGTTTCATCAAACCGTTTGGCGGCTTTGATGAGTCCCAGATTCCCTTCGTTAATCAAATCTCCCAGAGACAATCCCTGGTTCTGATACTGTTTCGCCACGCTGACTACGAAACGAAGATTCGCCTTGGTGAGTTTTTCCAAAGCATCCTGGGATCCCTGTTTGATCTCACGGGCCAGATCCACCTCTTCCGACGCTGTTAAAAGTGCTACTTCGCCGATCTCCTGAAGGTACCTGTCAAGGGACTGATCTTCCCTTGTGTAAGGTTTTTTCGCAAG is drawn from Candidatus Latescibacter sp. and contains these coding sequences:
- a CDS encoding RNA polymerase sigma factor RpoD/SigA translates to MSKLAKKPYTREDQSLDRYLQEIGEVALLTASEEVDLAREIKQGSQDALEKLTKANLRFVVSVAKQYQNQGLSLGDLINEGNLGLIKAAKRFDETKGFKFISYAVWWIRQAILQALAEQSRIVRLPLNRVGALHKIGKTSSGLEQEFGREPSANEIADELEMSPFEVMDTLKISSRHLSLDAPFNDGEDNRLLDVLEDKFQPSPDEKLIKDSLKGEIEKALSTLTEREAEVISLYFGINRDHSLTLEEIGEKFKLTRERVRQIKEKAIKRLRHASRSKPLKGYLT